The proteins below come from a single Rhodohalobacter sp. SW132 genomic window:
- a CDS encoding helix-turn-helix transcriptional regulator, translating into MKNRLKVLRAEHDWTQADLASELEVSRQTVNAIETGKYDPSLPLAFKIARLFDKRIEEIFLDEETN; encoded by the coding sequence GTGAAAAACAGACTCAAAGTACTGCGGGCTGAACATGACTGGACCCAGGCAGACCTGGCCAGCGAATTAGAAGTATCACGGCAGACGGTGAACGCCATTGAAACCGGGAAGTATGATCCCAGTTTACCCCTGGCCTTTAAAATTGCACGGCTGTTTGATAAAAGAATAGAAGAAATTTTCCTGGATGAAGAAACAAATTAA
- a CDS encoding Crp/Fnr family transcriptional regulator encodes MSQKRTTPLESPSIKKHHCTVDVRMEKLGMIPFFQSLDREALQQVNEKFSASHFSAGHSIYEEGDIATLLRVVVYGAVKLSRFTKDGKEILVDMLKPGEYFGSLNELGEDRYSETATAQSDVCILSIGNREFRSVLNTNSSIAVSILDITTKKLTSAREQIHHLTTLSVEKRIAHILLKLCEKFGEKKTVGILLQLPLSRKDLADMTGTSTETASRIMSRFQQEEMITSGRLWVAINDKDALSAVISGT; translated from the coding sequence ATGTCTCAAAAAAGAACTACACCCCTGGAATCTCCATCTATAAAAAAGCACCATTGCACGGTTGATGTGCGAATGGAAAAGCTGGGGATGATTCCGTTTTTTCAGAGTCTTGACAGAGAAGCCTTGCAGCAGGTAAATGAAAAATTCAGCGCATCACATTTCTCAGCCGGCCACTCGATCTACGAAGAGGGAGATATTGCAACGTTACTTAGAGTTGTGGTTTATGGGGCTGTTAAGCTGAGCCGTTTTACTAAAGATGGCAAAGAGATCCTGGTGGATATGCTGAAGCCTGGAGAATATTTCGGCAGCCTGAATGAACTGGGTGAAGATCGTTATTCTGAAACAGCCACTGCACAAAGCGATGTCTGCATCCTTTCAATCGGGAACAGGGAATTTCGTTCAGTTCTGAATACGAATTCTTCCATTGCCGTTTCAATTCTGGATATTACCACAAAAAAACTAACCTCTGCCAGGGAGCAAATCCATCATCTCACCACACTTTCTGTTGAAAAACGGATTGCCCATATCCTGTTGAAATTATGTGAAAAATTTGGAGAGAAGAAAACGGTTGGAATTTTATTACAGCTGCCGCTTTCCCGCAAAGATCTGGCGGATATGACTGGAACCTCCACCGAAACCGCAAGTCGGATTATGAGCCGGTTTCAGCAGGAAGAGATGATCACATCAGGACGGCTATGGGTTGCTATTAATGATAAAGATGCACTCTCTGCAGTTATTTCCGGCACATAA
- a CDS encoding DUF6448 family protein, which translates to MYSTVLNSSLLIITLLFTGLMLPNQAEAHCDSMDGPVVLAAQEALMTGDVNLVLIWVNKEQEGQIRESFQQALDVRDENEQVREMADMYFFETLVRLHRESEGATYTGLKPAGTDFGPVIPAGDHALETGSLKELRDLIVREFEAGLHAYFDEMMEAKEFDTNDVEAGRKFVLKYVEFMHYAAPVYSAVKAEKSVDHTH; encoded by the coding sequence ATGTATTCAACAGTTTTAAATTCCTCACTTCTAATAATAACACTACTCTTTACAGGTTTGATGCTGCCGAACCAGGCCGAAGCCCACTGCGACAGTATGGACGGGCCAGTGGTGCTGGCCGCACAGGAAGCTCTTATGACCGGGGATGTCAACCTGGTCCTGATTTGGGTGAACAAAGAACAGGAAGGTCAAATCCGGGAATCGTTTCAGCAAGCACTTGATGTGAGAGACGAAAATGAACAGGTCAGGGAGATGGCCGATATGTATTTCTTTGAAACCCTGGTACGGCTCCACCGCGAATCGGAAGGTGCAACCTATACCGGGTTGAAACCTGCAGGCACCGATTTCGGTCCTGTGATACCGGCCGGAGACCATGCCCTGGAAACCGGATCACTCAAAGAGCTTCGCGATCTTATTGTCCGTGAATTTGAAGCCGGGCTGCACGCCTACTTCGATGAAATGATGGAAGCCAAAGAATTTGACACAAATGATGTTGAAGCGGGCCGGAAGTTTGTTCTTAAGTATGTGGAGTTCATGCACTACGCGGCGCCGGTTTACAGCGCTGTAAAAGCAGAAAAGTCTGTGGATCATACCCATTAA
- a CDS encoding pyridoxal phosphate-dependent aminotransferase, translated as MKPLSKLTEGIHQSDIRSVTARVNAVNGINLGQGICDMPAPDSIKEGAKKAIDQDRSIYAPFGGADPLVDRIVEKVKTFNQTPIQGAENIMVTAGSTGAFATAAFALLNPGDEVIQFEPLYGYHSKLLELRGVKQISLALHSPSWEVDFHKLESLITPKTKAIVLTTPNNPCGKVWSRKELETLLSLLIKHDIYAITDEVYEYMTYDGREHISLASMDGAFERTITLSSFSKTFNMTGWRLGYASGPKEIIGKMGLLNDILYICAPTPLQHGLADGFATESRYYEQLLRDYDKKRTMMCSALESAGFDVPWPEGAYYVLASFRPMADQPGFSNDQTACSTLIDRVGIGSVPGGSFYSNPKDGKYLLRFCFAKKENELKEACRRLEGL; from the coding sequence ATGAAACCACTATCCAAACTTACCGAAGGCATACATCAGAGTGACATCAGGTCGGTTACCGCACGTGTGAATGCGGTGAATGGCATTAACCTGGGACAGGGAATCTGTGATATGCCGGCACCGGATTCCATCAAAGAGGGAGCGAAGAAGGCGATCGATCAGGACAGATCCATTTATGCTCCTTTTGGCGGTGCGGATCCGCTGGTGGATCGGATTGTTGAAAAGGTGAAGACGTTCAATCAGACCCCTATCCAGGGAGCCGAAAATATTATGGTCACAGCAGGTTCAACCGGGGCTTTTGCAACGGCTGCCTTTGCGCTGCTCAATCCCGGCGATGAAGTGATCCAGTTTGAACCTCTGTACGGCTATCATAGTAAGCTGCTGGAGCTGCGCGGGGTAAAACAGATATCACTGGCACTCCACAGTCCCTCATGGGAGGTTGATTTCCACAAACTTGAATCGCTGATAACCCCAAAGACCAAGGCGATCGTACTCACCACGCCCAATAATCCCTGCGGGAAAGTGTGGAGCCGGAAGGAGCTGGAAACGCTGCTGTCCCTGTTGATTAAACATGACATCTACGCCATCACTGACGAAGTGTATGAGTACATGACCTACGATGGCCGGGAACACATTTCACTGGCATCCATGGATGGAGCATTCGAACGGACTATCACACTGAGCAGTTTTTCCAAAACATTTAATATGACCGGGTGGAGACTTGGGTATGCATCGGGACCGAAGGAGATTATCGGAAAGATGGGTTTGCTGAACGATATTCTCTACATTTGTGCCCCCACGCCTTTGCAGCACGGCCTTGCGGATGGATTTGCCACAGAGAGCAGGTATTACGAGCAGTTACTAAGGGATTACGATAAAAAACGGACCATGATGTGCAGTGCGCTGGAGTCGGCCGGTTTTGATGTGCCCTGGCCGGAAGGCGCCTATTATGTTTTGGCGAGCTTTCGTCCGATGGCTGATCAGCCCGGATTTAGCAACGACCAAACTGCCTGCAGCACCCTGATTGACCGCGTGGGAATTGGCTCGGTGCCGGGCGGATCGTTCTATTCAAACCCCAAAGACGGCAAATACCTGCTGCGGTTCTGCTTTGCCAAGAAAGAAAACGAGCTTAAAGAAGCCTGCCGGAGACTTGAGGGGCTTTAA